In Alkalihalobacillus sp. TS-13, the following are encoded in one genomic region:
- the corA gene encoding magnesium/cobalt transporter CorA yields the protein MGKQEDFEKKKGLPPGSLVYVGDEEASFTKVSLIDYKGEALEEKSVDTIQEALSYAETDSVTWINIEGLHNKDVFKGVRDDFGVHPLLIEDILNTEHRPKINVLDNYVLMILKMVWYDREEIDINEEQISIIVKDQTIITFQEKEGDVLDPVRQSIRQNLGNIRNTSAGYLVYSILDAIVDQYLVESERISSDIEEIEEEMVLHPDQTVLQKIYNYKNVGMYLRKQVWPVKEIITGLEKSKIIDLNTGFYLKDVSDHVIHVMDMVEMTRSMATNLLDVYFSSVSNKMNEVMKVLTIVSTIFIPLTFIAGIYGMNFEYMPELNDRWAYPIVWGVMIAMTLGMIIFFKTKRWF from the coding sequence ATGGGTAAACAAGAAGATTTTGAAAAGAAAAAGGGATTGCCACCTGGTTCATTAGTATATGTAGGGGATGAAGAGGCATCTTTTACAAAAGTCTCTTTGATCGATTATAAAGGTGAGGCATTAGAAGAAAAATCTGTCGATACGATCCAGGAAGCATTATCGTACGCAGAAACAGACAGCGTGACCTGGATTAACATCGAAGGTCTTCACAATAAGGACGTATTTAAAGGAGTCCGTGACGATTTCGGGGTGCATCCTTTGCTTATAGAAGACATATTGAATACAGAACATCGCCCGAAGATCAATGTGTTAGATAATTATGTGCTGATGATTTTGAAAATGGTCTGGTATGATCGTGAGGAAATTGATATTAATGAAGAACAGATCAGTATCATTGTAAAAGATCAAACGATTATCACTTTCCAGGAAAAAGAGGGGGATGTACTCGATCCTGTTCGGCAATCAATTCGCCAGAATCTAGGGAATATCCGGAACACGAGTGCTGGGTATCTGGTCTATTCCATTTTAGATGCGATCGTCGACCAGTACTTGGTGGAATCTGAACGAATTTCATCTGATATCGAGGAGATAGAGGAGGAAATGGTTTTGCATCCCGATCAAACGGTTCTGCAAAAGATCTATAATTATAAGAATGTAGGGATGTACCTTCGAAAACAGGTGTGGCCAGTGAAAGAAATCATAACAGGACTTGAAAAATCAAAAATCATTGATTTGAATACAGGCTTTTATCTTAAGGATGTATCCGATCATGTCATTCATGTGATGGATATGGTGGAAATGACACGCTCGATGGCGACCAATCTTTTGGATGTCTATTTTTCAAGTGTAAGTAACAAAATGAATGAGGTTATGAAAGTATTGACGATCGTTTCAACGATTTTCATCCCGCTCACATTCATTGCCGGAATCTACGGGATGAACTTTGAGTATATGCCAGAATTGAATGACAGATGGGCGTATCCGATCGTGTGGGGTGTCATGATTGCGATGACTTTGGGGATGATCATCTTTTTCAAAACAAAACGTTGGTTCTGA
- a CDS encoding MDR family MFS transporter, translated as MTKEDILTGIKEKTTLRPLVLAAVILAMFMAAIEGTIVSTAMPSIVADLGGFRLYSWVFSAYLLMQAVTILIYGKLSDLFGRKPVFTFGISMFMIGSLMCGFAETMEMLIISRLIQGFGAGAVMPIATTIVGDMYTMEERAKIQGYLASVWGISAVIGPALGGFIVLYWEWAWVFWLNIPLGILAILGTNLFLHEDIEKKKHKIDYIGALLIFVAVSSLMIALIQGGVSLPWKSWQIVGLIGTFAVSFLLFIIQERRAAEPTMPLSIWKDRLITLANLASLTTGAILFGISSFLPAYVQGVMEESPLVAGFTLTTMSIGWPIASTLAGRLIIKLGFRTVALGGGIALVLGSLFFVTLDPAKGPIWAAIGSFIIGVGMGLSTTTFIVSIQSSVNWEKRGVATASNMFMRILGSAIGATLLGGILNNRLQNYLEEHGANLNESLSIDAANILLEKSQRDKLSPETLEILQEGLTFSLDSVYIGVCILAIISFMLIAFLPKKDEQKPEQK; from the coding sequence ATGACGAAAGAAGATATTCTGACTGGAATCAAGGAAAAGACAACACTCAGGCCACTTGTTCTGGCAGCAGTCATATTAGCGATGTTTATGGCTGCCATTGAAGGTACGATCGTTTCAACCGCCATGCCAAGCATCGTCGCTGATTTGGGCGGCTTCAGACTTTACAGCTGGGTGTTTTCAGCTTATCTGTTAATGCAGGCTGTAACGATATTGATTTATGGAAAATTATCCGATTTGTTCGGTCGAAAACCCGTATTCACATTCGGAATCAGCATGTTCATGATTGGTTCGTTGATGTGCGGTTTTGCCGAGACGATGGAAATGCTCATCATCTCCCGTTTAATCCAGGGGTTTGGTGCTGGAGCAGTGATGCCGATCGCAACAACGATTGTCGGAGATATGTATACGATGGAGGAACGGGCGAAAATCCAGGGGTATTTAGCAAGTGTATGGGGGATTTCAGCTGTTATTGGTCCAGCTTTAGGTGGGTTCATTGTCCTCTACTGGGAGTGGGCATGGGTTTTCTGGCTGAATATACCACTCGGCATCCTCGCGATATTGGGAACAAATTTATTTTTACATGAGGACATCGAGAAGAAGAAACACAAGATTGATTACATAGGCGCATTGTTGATTTTCGTTGCTGTTAGTAGTTTAATGATAGCGTTGATCCAAGGTGGTGTCTCACTTCCTTGGAAGTCCTGGCAAATCGTCGGGTTGATTGGAACCTTTGCTGTAAGCTTCTTGTTATTCATCATCCAGGAGCGTCGTGCTGCTGAACCGACAATGCCACTCAGTATTTGGAAGGATCGGTTGATTACATTAGCTAATCTTGCTTCACTGACCACTGGTGCAATTTTATTCGGTATTTCTTCTTTCTTACCGGCATATGTCCAGGGTGTCATGGAGGAGTCTCCTCTGGTAGCAGGTTTTACCCTTACGACCATGTCGATCGGCTGGCCGATTGCCTCTACATTGGCTGGAAGGCTGATCATAAAGCTAGGTTTCCGGACGGTGGCTCTCGGTGGAGGGATCGCACTTGTTTTGGGTTCGTTGTTTTTTGTTACGCTTGATCCGGCAAAAGGACCAATTTGGGCTGCTATCGGTTCTTTCATCATCGGTGTCGGAATGGGCCTCTCGACTACGACCTTTATCGTTTCTATCCAATCATCTGTAAACTGGGAAAAACGTGGAGTCGCAACAGCGTCAAACATGTTCATGAGGATCCTTGGAAGTGCGATCGGTGCAACGCTTTTAGGAGGTATTCTGAACAATCGGCTTCAAAATTACTTAGAGGAACATGGAGCGAATTTGAATGAATCATTATCAATTGATGCTGCAAACATCCTTCTGGAAAAATCGCAGCGGGACAAATTATCCCCAGAGACCCTTGAGATTTTACAAGAAGGTTTGACGTTTTCGCTTGATAGTGTCTATATCGGAGTGTGTATACTTGCGATCATAAGCTTTATGTTAATTGCTTTTCTCCCGAAGAAGGATGAGCAGAAGCCTGAACAGAAATAA
- a CDS encoding VOC family protein — MKIEFKRLHHVQICIPTGEEEEARKFYSEVLGMTEIEKPKALKKNGGLWFQVADIELHIGTEPYTEKSKRHPAFEITDLDRVRDHLQAHDVTVKEETQIPGMKRFSFFDPFHNRIEFLETHKENWAKPSHSEG; from the coding sequence ATGAAAATTGAATTCAAAAGACTTCATCATGTTCAAATCTGTATACCCACTGGGGAAGAAGAGGAAGCTCGCAAGTTTTACAGCGAGGTGTTGGGAATGACTGAAATCGAAAAACCGAAAGCATTGAAAAAGAATGGCGGTTTATGGTTCCAGGTTGCGGACATCGAATTGCATATCGGTACGGAACCTTATACGGAAAAAAGTAAGAGACATCCTGCATTTGAAATAACAGATCTCGATAGGGTAAGAGATCATCTGCAAGCTCATGATGTCACAGTCAAAGAGGAAACTCAGATTCCTGGAATGAAACGCTTTTCGTTCTTCGACCCTTTTCATAATCGAATTGAATTCCTTGAAACACATAAAGAAAACTGGGCAAAGCCAAGCCATAGTGAAGGCTGA
- a CDS encoding sulfite exporter TauE/SafE family protein, translating to MTLLLIFIGFVATFIGTLAGSGGLINLPAMLLAGIPVHNAIASNKFSNMLSSFSSFFVLLKRKEVKLNAALKIAPLSFIGGIMGGLIASSLSERTMIIIGICLLIVAFLTSFIKKPPQQEDGHEKLSFWSYPGLFGIGTYDGMFGPGQATFQMYLFFYQGISYLRTIAYTRFNTFLSCFGGFISFYVTGYVRWDVAIPLSIGSLIGAQVAVRLAGKLSKSVVKLILRIITVLLFFQLIYQFLGGNL from the coding sequence ATGACTCTACTATTAATCTTCATCGGTTTTGTGGCTACATTTATCGGCACACTCGCCGGAAGCGGTGGTCTCATCAATCTGCCAGCTATGCTGTTGGCTGGAATCCCTGTTCATAATGCCATCGCTTCTAACAAATTCTCCAATATGCTTAGTTCCTTTTCAAGTTTTTTCGTCCTCTTGAAAAGGAAGGAAGTAAAGCTGAACGCCGCTTTGAAAATCGCCCCTTTAAGCTTTATTGGAGGAATCATGGGCGGCTTAATTGCCTCTTCACTATCGGAACGGACGATGATCATCATCGGAATCTGCCTATTGATTGTCGCTTTTCTCACCTCTTTCATCAAGAAACCGCCACAACAAGAAGATGGACATGAAAAATTATCATTTTGGAGTTATCCGGGGTTATTCGGAATCGGCACATATGATGGCATGTTCGGACCAGGTCAGGCAACCTTCCAAATGTATCTTTTCTTTTATCAAGGAATCTCTTACCTTCGTACCATCGCTTATACAAGGTTCAATACTTTTCTAAGCTGTTTCGGAGGCTTCATCAGTTTCTATGTAACAGGATATGTCCGCTGGGATGTAGCAATCCCGTTATCAATCGGTTCATTGATTGGAGCTCAAGTCGCCGTCCGGCTTGCTGGTAAGTTATCAAAATCTGTAGTGAAATTGATCTTACGGATTATCACGGTGTTACTTTTCTTTCAACTGATCTATCAGTTTCTAGGGGGGAATTTATAG
- a CDS encoding LysR family transcriptional regulator produces MQMTEFTVLNVLAAELNMRKASERLYVSQPALSQRLQSIEQRWGAKLFIRSQKGLTLTPAGEKVIEFVNQTLQTEEDLQDEILSLGDVVHGTLKIAVASIIGQYWLPNVLKEYVEQYPNVKISLVTGWSSEVQRQLFSDHYHVGIIRGYPDWKGPKEHLMSDELHLVDTKIQSLEELNDTSRPFIQFKSHSTYYQEIQDWWVKKFKSPPKRTIVVDQIETCKQMALNGIGYAILPSISLTRQDRNIHTIPILNEHGEPLSRDTWIINSEASHQLKQVRAFIDLIKSMKHRT; encoded by the coding sequence ATGCAGATGACCGAATTTACAGTATTGAATGTGTTGGCTGCCGAATTGAATATGCGTAAAGCCTCTGAACGGCTTTATGTCTCACAGCCAGCTCTGAGCCAGAGATTGCAATCGATTGAACAAAGGTGGGGAGCCAAGCTTTTTATACGATCACAAAAAGGATTGACGCTAACTCCAGCGGGGGAAAAGGTGATTGAATTCGTCAACCAGACCCTCCAAACCGAAGAGGATCTGCAGGATGAAATTTTATCTCTTGGAGATGTCGTACATGGAACGTTGAAGATCGCTGTTGCATCGATCATCGGTCAATACTGGCTTCCAAATGTTCTGAAGGAATATGTGGAACAGTATCCGAATGTGAAAATTTCACTTGTTACAGGCTGGAGCAGTGAAGTCCAGCGGCAGCTGTTCAGTGATCATTATCATGTTGGGATCATCCGGGGGTATCCAGATTGGAAGGGACCGAAAGAGCATTTGATGAGTGATGAACTTCATCTCGTCGATACGAAAATTCAATCTCTTGAGGAGTTGAACGATACCTCCAGACCTTTTATCCAATTTAAGAGCCATTCCACTTATTATCAGGAGATACAGGACTGGTGGGTGAAGAAATTCAAGTCTCCGCCTAAACGGACAATTGTTGTCGATCAGATCGAAACATGTAAGCAGATGGCATTGAATGGTATTGGTTATGCGATCCTGCCTTCAATAAGCTTGACCAGGCAAGACAGGAATATCCATACAATCCCGATATTGAATGAGCATGGTGAACCTTTGAGCAGGGACACTTGGATCATCAATAGCGAGGCTTCCCATCAATTGAAGCAAGTCCGGGCATTCATCGATTTGATCAAGTCGATGAAACATCGAACGTAA
- the dapD gene encoding 2,3,4,5-tetrahydropyridine-2,6-dicarboxylate N-acetyltransferase codes for MKMMDANEIISFIQNSEKSTPVKVHIKGVLEGIDFGPNTKSFVTGNTGVLFGEWKEIKEAIEKNEKAIEDYVIENDRRNSAIPLLDLKGVQARIEPGAVIRDQVEIGKNAVIMMGAMINIGSVVGEGTMIDMNVVLGGRATVGKNCHIGAGSVLAGVIEPPSASPVVVEDGVVVGANAVILEGVRVGEGSVVAAGAVVTEDVPPMSVVAGTPARVIKKIDEKTKGKTEIKQELRQLKED; via the coding sequence ATGAAAATGATGGATGCAAACGAAATTATCTCGTTTATTCAAAATAGTGAAAAGTCTACACCCGTAAAAGTACATATCAAAGGTGTTTTGGAGGGCATTGATTTCGGACCAAATACGAAATCATTCGTTACAGGGAATACCGGAGTACTTTTCGGTGAATGGAAAGAAATAAAAGAAGCAATCGAAAAGAATGAAAAAGCAATTGAAGATTATGTGATAGAAAACGATCGTCGTAATTCAGCGATTCCTTTGTTGGATCTTAAAGGTGTACAAGCACGCATCGAGCCAGGTGCAGTTATCCGTGACCAAGTAGAAATCGGAAAGAATGCAGTCATCATGATGGGTGCGATGATCAACATCGGTTCTGTTGTCGGAGAAGGTACGATGATTGATATGAATGTCGTACTTGGTGGGCGTGCGACAGTCGGGAAAAACTGCCACATCGGTGCAGGCTCAGTCCTAGCTGGTGTAATTGAACCGCCTTCTGCAAGCCCGGTGGTTGTTGAAGATGGTGTTGTCGTTGGAGCGAATGCGGTCATCTTGGAAGGTGTACGTGTTGGTGAAGGCTCTGTTGTCGCTGCAGGAGCAGTAGTTACAGAAGATGTACCTCCAATGTCCGTGGTTGCTGGAACACCAGCTCGCGTCATCAAGAAGATTGATGAGAAGACAAAAGGAAAGACTGAAATCAAGCAAGAGCTTCGCCAATTGAAAGAAGACTAA
- a CDS encoding N-acetyldiaminopimelate deacetylase, which translates to MPLEQLIQIRRELHRIPELGFQEVKTQQFLLKYIHTLPQDFLQITEWRTGLLVKVIGSAPEQTIGYRTDIDGLPISEETTYDFRSEHPGMMHACGHDFHMSIALGVLSHFAKNRPKDNLLFVFQPAEEGPGGALPMLQSDEFNALRPDMMMALHIAPNLPVGTIGIKEGLLFANTSELFIDLKGKGGHAAYPHEANDMVVAASHLVTQLQTIVSRNMDPLDSAVVTIGKITGGTKQNIIAENARIEGTIRTLSPEAMSIVKKRIEALVNGVEAGFECQSAIDYGANYYQVNNHVVPTREFCEFMEGNLHQYQIRVVDKAMTGEDFGYFLKEIPGFMFWLGVDTPYGLHHSKIEPQEDALEVATTILIGYLENKMK; encoded by the coding sequence ATGCCTCTCGAACAACTAATACAAATCCGACGTGAATTACATCGGATTCCTGAGCTGGGTTTTCAAGAGGTGAAAACCCAGCAATTTTTATTAAAATACATTCATACACTTCCTCAAGATTTTCTTCAAATCACGGAGTGGAGGACAGGACTGCTGGTGAAAGTGATTGGTTCTGCTCCTGAACAGACGATCGGTTACAGAACCGACATTGATGGATTGCCGATAAGCGAGGAAACCACTTATGATTTCCGTTCTGAGCATCCTGGGATGATGCATGCTTGTGGGCATGATTTTCATATGTCTATCGCTTTGGGTGTATTGTCACATTTTGCAAAGAACCGCCCGAAAGACAATCTGTTATTCGTGTTCCAGCCGGCTGAAGAAGGTCCAGGTGGAGCGTTACCGATGCTACAAAGTGATGAATTTAATGCGTTGCGTCCGGATATGATGATGGCATTGCATATCGCTCCGAATCTTCCGGTAGGAACGATTGGTATTAAGGAAGGATTGCTGTTTGCTAATACTTCTGAGCTTTTCATCGATTTGAAAGGCAAGGGAGGGCATGCAGCATATCCCCATGAGGCGAATGACATGGTAGTGGCAGCGAGTCATCTAGTCACCCAGCTTCAAACGATTGTGTCGCGGAATATGGACCCGCTCGATTCTGCGGTAGTGACCATCGGTAAAATTACAGGCGGAACCAAGCAGAACATCATCGCAGAAAACGCTCGGATTGAAGGAACGATCCGTACACTCTCGCCAGAAGCGATGAGTATTGTAAAAAAACGGATTGAAGCGCTGGTAAACGGTGTAGAAGCCGGTTTTGAATGTCAGTCAGCCATTGATTATGGTGCTAACTATTATCAAGTAAACAATCATGTTGTACCTACGAGGGAATTTTGTGAGTTTATGGAAGGTAATCTGCATCAATATCAAATACGCGTCGTCGATAAAGCAATGACAGGGGAAGATTTCGGATACTTCTTGAAAGAAATACCGGGATTCATGTTTTGGCTTGGGGTAGACACGCCGTATGGCCTCCATCATTCGAAAATTGAACCGCAAGAAGATGCATTAGAAGTAGCTACCACCATTTTGATCGGTTATTTAGAAAATAAAATGAAGTAG
- a CDS encoding YkuS family protein gives MPRIGVEQSLTDVQEALQSKGYDVKQLRQEQDAEDCDCCVITGQDQNVMGIQNAVTKGSVINAHGFTADEVCQQVDQRLNQH, from the coding sequence ATGCCAAGAATCGGAGTGGAACAATCGTTGACAGATGTCCAAGAGGCATTGCAAAGTAAAGGATATGATGTAAAACAATTACGCCAAGAACAGGATGCTGAAGATTGTGATTGCTGTGTAATCACAGGTCAGGATCAAAATGTAATGGGGATCCAAAATGCTGTTACAAAAGGTTCAGTAATCAATGCACACGGCTTTACGGCAGATGAAGTTTGCCAGCAGGTAGACCAACGTTTGAACCAACACTAG
- a CDS encoding TrkH family potassium uptake protein encodes MDLHELGIPKRIKRVVLTPPRILAFSFIVLITLGTLLLKLPMATEEEITWLTALFTSTSASTITGLVVVDTGSVYTLFGEIVILCLIQAGGVGIMTFAVLIVLMLSKKIGIRFMLLIQQALNQSSYGGILRLVKVLLIFAFVSETIGALILMSLWVPEMGWKQGTFASIFHSISGFNSAGFSIWSDSLISHNNNPVILTVISTLFVLSGLGFTVILDLYYSRKFKELSLHSKLMIIGTVVINFVALIVIFTLEFNNVKTIGQMTFSDKLFNSYFQAVTPRSAGLNSVDVSSMEDASVFFTIILMFIGAGSTSTGGGIKLTTFIALLLSVATFLRGKSEAVILGRTISDGTIIRAFAITVILLGILFSTVFIMMITEDSSFIEILFEAVSAISTCGLSMGITGDLSSVGQLVIILLMYFGKLGPLTLLFILAKPSIRRKVRYPYGEIITG; translated from the coding sequence ATGGATTTACATGAACTGGGTATACCTAAACGAATTAAAAGGGTGGTTTTGACACCGCCAAGAATTTTAGCGTTTTCTTTTATTGTCTTGATTACGCTTGGAACATTATTGTTGAAATTACCGATGGCCACCGAGGAGGAGATCACCTGGCTGACCGCCTTGTTCACATCGACCTCAGCTTCTACGATTACCGGGCTAGTTGTGGTGGATACAGGTTCCGTTTACACGCTGTTCGGTGAAATCGTGATTTTATGCTTGATACAAGCAGGCGGCGTAGGAATCATGACCTTTGCGGTGTTGATTGTCCTGATGCTAAGTAAAAAAATAGGGATAAGGTTCATGCTTTTGATTCAGCAGGCACTCAATCAATCATCCTATGGGGGTATCCTCAGGTTAGTAAAAGTTTTGTTGATTTTTGCATTCGTTTCAGAAACGATCGGGGCACTGATTTTGATGTCTTTATGGGTACCGGAAATGGGGTGGAAACAGGGAACTTTTGCAAGTATTTTTCATAGTATCTCAGGTTTCAACAGTGCTGGCTTTTCCATATGGTCCGACAGTCTGATCAGTCACAATAACAACCCTGTTATTCTAACGGTCATCTCCACTTTATTCGTATTAAGCGGATTAGGATTTACAGTCATACTCGATCTTTACTATAGCAGGAAGTTCAAGGAACTTTCCCTGCATTCGAAACTGATGATCATCGGTACGGTGGTAATTAATTTTGTCGCATTGATTGTCATTTTCACATTGGAGTTTAATAATGTTAAAACAATTGGTCAGATGACATTTTCCGATAAATTGTTCAATTCTTATTTTCAGGCGGTGACTCCGAGATCGGCAGGATTAAACTCCGTGGATGTAAGTAGTATGGAAGATGCGTCAGTCTTTTTCACAATCATCCTGATGTTCATTGGTGCAGGAAGTACATCGACTGGCGGAGGAATCAAATTGACTACCTTTATCGCTTTATTGCTCTCAGTTGCGACCTTTTTAAGAGGGAAGAGTGAAGCGGTCATTCTTGGTCGTACGATCAGTGATGGCACCATTATCCGTGCATTTGCTATAACTGTCATTTTGCTGGGTATATTATTTAGCACTGTTTTCATCATGATGATTACAGAAGACTCCTCCTTCATTGAAATTTTGTTCGAAGCGGTTTCGGCGATTTCAACATGTGGTCTTTCGATGGGGATCACGGGTGACTTATCCTCAGTCGGACAACTCGTCATTATCCTGCTTATGTATTTTGGGAAACTCGGTCCTCTAACTCTTTTATTTATACTTGCAAAACCAAGTATTCGCCGTAAAGTCCGCTATCCTTACGGTGAAATCATTACAGGTTAA
- a CDS encoding ChaB family protein: MPYDSHEELPDQVKNNLPKHAREIYKEAFNSANKQYDQEKTAHKVAWNAVKEKYEKNENDNWVKKEN; this comes from the coding sequence ATGCCATATGATTCTCACGAAGAACTTCCTGATCAAGTCAAAAACAATCTACCAAAGCATGCACGGGAAATTTATAAAGAAGCGTTCAACTCTGCCAATAAACAATATGACCAGGAGAAAACTGCACATAAAGTAGCATGGAATGCTGTGAAAGAAAAATACGAAAAAAATGAAAATGACAACTGGGTAAAGAAGGAAAATTAA
- a CDS encoding mechanosensitive ion channel family protein, with protein MEELLLKIDWAEILKDAGILTLKLLFILIAFLIVKAIGNRIINTSFKKVQNRNNMSAGRAITLKSITKSVFSYALIFILVVAVMGTFELDVTGLLAGAGIIGLAIGFGAQGLVSDVVTGFFILLEKQLDVGDYVTAAGFDGIVEDTGLRTTHIRGFDGTLHYVPNREISAISNHTRGNMRALVDIGISYGDNIDKAIGVLQEACDRIAETNEEIVEGPNVLGVQSLGSSDVVLRVIAKTKNDMQWGVERELRKALKEALDANGIEIPFPHQVYVHKNEKH; from the coding sequence TTGGAAGAATTATTACTGAAGATTGATTGGGCCGAGATTTTGAAGGATGCTGGAATACTTACGCTGAAGTTACTATTCATCTTAATTGCGTTTCTAATCGTAAAAGCGATTGGTAACCGTATCATCAACACATCGTTTAAAAAAGTCCAGAACCGCAACAATATGTCAGCCGGACGGGCGATTACACTGAAAAGCATAACAAAAAGCGTCTTTTCTTATGCACTCATCTTTATTTTAGTAGTTGCAGTCATGGGAACTTTTGAATTAGATGTCACGGGTCTATTAGCTGGTGCTGGTATCATCGGTTTAGCAATCGGATTCGGTGCCCAGGGCCTTGTGAGTGATGTGGTCACCGGTTTTTTCATCCTATTGGAAAAACAGCTAGACGTTGGTGATTATGTAACGGCAGCTGGATTTGACGGTATTGTAGAAGATACTGGGTTGAGGACGACACACATCCGGGGATTTGACGGGACCCTGCATTATGTTCCAAATCGTGAAATCAGTGCAATCAGCAACCACACTCGAGGAAATATGAGAGCGCTGGTGGATATCGGTATTTCTTATGGCGACAATATCGATAAAGCGATTGGGGTCTTACAAGAAGCGTGTGACCGGATCGCCGAAACGAATGAAGAGATCGTTGAAGGTCCAAATGTCCTTGGCGTGCAATCGCTAGGTTCCTCTGATGTAGTTCTCCGTGTGATTGCCAAAACAAAGAATGATATGCAATGGGGCGTAGAGCGAGAACTCCGCAAAGCACTGAAGGAAGCGTTGGACGCAAACGGTATCGAAATCCCGTTCCCACATCAAGTCTACGTTCACAAAAACGAAAAACACTAA
- a CDS encoding peroxiredoxin, which yields MAERMVAKQAPRFEMDAVLPNKEFGKVSLEENMKNDKWTVLFFYPMDFTFVCPTEITAVSDRYDEFEDLDTEVIGVSTDTIHTHLAWINTNRDDNGLGVLKYPLAADTNHKVSEDYGVLIEEEGVALRGLFIISPEGELMYSVVNHNNIGRDVDETLRVLQALQTGGLCPANWKPGQETLNV from the coding sequence ATGGCAGAACGTATGGTAGCAAAACAAGCACCGCGCTTTGAAATGGATGCGGTACTTCCAAACAAAGAATTCGGAAAAGTAAGCCTGGAAGAAAATATGAAGAATGACAAGTGGACAGTCCTTTTCTTCTACCCAATGGACTTCACATTTGTTTGCCCAACAGAAATCACAGCGGTGAGCGATCGTTATGATGAGTTTGAAGACCTTGATACAGAAGTCATCGGTGTATCCACTGATACGATCCATACTCACTTGGCTTGGATCAACACAAACCGTGACGATAACGGATTAGGCGTATTAAAATACCCATTAGCTGCAGACACGAACCATAAAGTCTCTGAAGACTATGGCGTGTTGATTGAAGAGGAAGGTGTAGCACTTCGTGGATTGTTCATCATCAGTCCAGAAGGCGAGCTCATGTACTCTGTTGTCAACCATAACAACATTGGACGTGACGTAGACGAAACACTACGTGTCCTTCAAGCTCTTCAAACTGGTGGACTTTGCCCGGCGAACTGGAAGCCAGGTCAAGAAACACTTAACGTTTAA